Part of the candidate division WOR-3 bacterium genome, CCGAATCCTGTCTGTCCGGGAGCTTCCACGAAGAGAACCTCAGCGTCTCTCGAACCTTCTCTGTAGACAGGTCCGTTTAAGAGTGGGAGGTTCTCAGGGTCAGGGTTTCCTGCCCTCGAAAGATTGTCGGCAAATACCGCTGAGGCGATCAGCAGCATAGCTGAAGCCAGTACCGCAAATTTCTTCATCATAGCACCTCCTGCTTTTGTACTGTTATTTTATACTTTGCAGTATTTTACAACAATTTATCTTCCATTGAAAGGGGAATTTAAACTTCCGCCGAAAGAGATTGTGTTATTTTTAACTAGGTTGTAAATTTTTCGGGTTTTTTTCTCTTGAGAGAAAAAAAATGAAATTTTTGATCCTTTGAGCTCTTTTTCCAAAATTTCCCTTTCCATAAGATGCACCTGGTTATCGGCTATGTTTTTACCGGAGTAAGGTGAAAACGGCATGGGTATGAACTGGCCGAAAGAAGCTTCTATTTTAATTTTGGAGTAATCCCAAAGTTCTCTGATAGTCTGCGCAGTCTCTTTCGCGTCTTCTTCTCTAGATGTAGGCAGCCCTGTCAAAAAATACAGCTTTATCTTACTAAAGCCTTCTGCTTTAGCCTGTTTGAATATTTCAAAATATTTTTTACGCCTGAAAGGTTTTCCGATTTCAAAAGAAAGCTCTTCTGAAAATGTCTCGGGCGCAAGGGTCAGGGTATGGGCGTTTTTTTTTGCGAAGAGAGAGATTATTTCTGCGGATAAAAGGTCGGCTCTGCATGACGGAAGGGAGACTTCAGGGCATGCTTCCAATATCGATTTAATATCCGGGTGGCTTAAAAGAGCCGCGCTGACGAGTCCGATCTTACCTTTGGGCAGGCTGTTTATGTCGCTGACTATGCTATTTGTTTCTCTGGGCTCGAACTTGTTTCTTAGAGATCCAAGCCAGCAAAATTTGCAACTAAAAGGACAACCTCTTGAGATCTCGACGAGTCCGGATTCGCCAAAGGAAGAAATCCGGCAGAATTTTACAGATCTACCAACGCCGATGGGGGCGAATCTTATGGGTGACAGTTTCCTTTCACCTTTGAATAACAGCCATGGCATATCCGTCTTCTCAGACAAAAAATCCTTGAAAATCTCCGGGAATATTCCGTCTCCGTCTCCAACAAATATAGCGTCGCATATTTCAAGAAAGGAATAGGGGACTGTCAAGACTCCAGCCCCGCCGCACAGCACCTTCAGGTTTTTTCTTTTTTTCTTCAAAAACGGGATTATTTTTGAAAGTTTGAAATAATCTCCCGCCCAGCTCGCCGTCACCGCCAGGATGTCGAACTTTTCTATTTCATATCCGCTCTCCTGTCCTTTGAATACATCCCGGTTTTCAAGTATAAAATCGGTGAAAACCCCGGGTTCTGCAGAGAGCTCCTTTTTGATATAATGGAGGCTTAGAGAAGAAAACGTCGCCCTGTTTCCGCCTGGGCAGATAAGTCCAACGTTGAGGGCGGATTTTAAATACGCTTTCTCCATTTTTCAAAAGAGGATAAGAAGTGTACGAAAAATGGACTCAAGCCGCCGATAATTCGGGCGTCTTTCAGAGACTGCCTGAAAGACTGGCAGTCCTGAAAATCCGGCATAAGAAGTCCGCACCTTCCAATCTCGCAAGGGCTGTGAGCGTCGCTTCCCGCGGTGAATAAAAGTCCCTTTTCTCTGGCGAAAAGGAGAGCCTTGGAGTTATCCCCGCCGAAAAGGCATCTGGCGTTTTTTACTTCAACCGCGTCTGCAAGGGCTGCCGCCTTTTCTATATCACCGCTGATTCTCGAACCTCTGAAACGGTCAAACGGGTGGGGAATTGATATAAAGCATTGTTGGTCTATCGCGATTTCAACTGTTTTTTCAAGCGTCAACCCCGGCGGAATCTTTTCGCTCACGAAAAGAAGGAGAAGTTCGCCTGAAAGAGTTGCCACTTCTTCTCCGGGAAATATAATTCCGGGAAACTTTTTTGCATAGTTCAGAGCGTTTTCGACCTTGTCGTGGTCGGTGATAAAAACCTTGTCGGTCTTACCCTCTTCGATGGACCTGATAATGTCTTGGAGTTTTATCATTCCGTCTTTTGAAATAAAGGTATGAAGATGGGTTTCAACTCTCACGTATTTTGACAATTTTTATCTCCGTTTTCATAAAATAAATCTTTGACCTTGAGCGAAAATAGTTTGGATAATATAATAAACGCACAAACGACTGCGGAGAAGCTTTTTTTAAAAAAAGGAGACAGCAAGCATGACACCTGAAGAAATAGTCCCCCAAAATCAGGATGAAATTGAAGACATGATCAATTCAGGGCTTTCTTATATCGAGGAGAAAAAATACAAGGAAGCGGAAGAACTTTTCAAAAAAGCCGCCGAATCAGGTTCATCGGAAGCTAACTATAACCTCGGCGTTCTATACGGAATGGTCTACCTCAAGGATTTGACCTATGAAGAGATGTGGGAAGAAAATTCGGATTTAGAAATTTGGTTTGAGAGAGCCGAATTGGCTTATCAAACCGCGATTGAATTGGATAAAAAAAATATTCACGCCATGAGAAACCTTGCCACTCTTTACGCCGAGAGAAACCAGAAAGAAGATGCTCTTACGCTGTTGAGAAAGGTTTTAGAAATTTCACAGGACGAAGACTACAATCAGCATATAAAAGACCAGATGGGTGACGTCGAGGCGATGTAGTATAGATGGGGCAAATAAAAAAACTCGACGGTTATCTGATTTCAAAGATAGCTGCGGGCGAGGTCCTTCAGGGCATACATTCGGTCGTAAAAGAGCTTGTAGAAAACTCGCTTGACGCCGGAGCGACAAAAATTGACGTGTTTATCGAAAACGGCGGATTCACAGGTATAACCGTCAAAGACGACGGCAAAGGAATTCTTCCCGAAGACATGGAGCTAGCTCTGACGCGACACGCTACAAGCAAAATCGACAGTTTCGAAGCTCTTTTAAACCTTGCTTCCTATGGCTTCAGGGGTGAAGCGCTCGCTTCCATAAGCTCTGTTTCGAGGATTGAGCTTCAGAGTTCTACGGAAGAGGACTCATGCTTTTCTCTAGTTTTAGAAGGAGGGGAAAAAAAGGATTTTTCACCTACGGTTTGTCAGAGAGGAACTAAGGTTGAAGTCCAAGACATATTTTTCAACGTTCCAGCCAGAAGAAAGTTTTTAAAAACCCCAAGATACGAGTCTTTAAGAGCTAAAAAGGCATTAGCCTGTCTTGCGCTCGCTAATTTGGGGGTCAGCTTTTCGTGGTCTGAAGTCGAACAGAAAAAAAACATCAGGGTTGGCCCTGACTCCGATCTTATAGACAGGTACTGTGCTTTCATATCTCCGGATTTGATGGATCATTTCGTGCCGTTTGAAAGGATAATGCCGGACATAAAAATATACGGCATACTCGGAGAGCCTTTTGTTGCCGCCAAAAAACCTTTCAGCCCTGTTTTTGTGAACAAGAGAGCTGTTGCTGAAAAGAGCATCAGCGCCGCTGTGAGGGCCGGATTCGGCTCGCTTGTCTTTGACCGTCTCCCAGTCTTTGCCGTTTTCATAGAAATCGACCCCGCGCTTGTCGATGTAAATGTTCACCCCTCGAAAGATGAGGTCAAATTAAGCGATCAGGGCTTTGTGTTTAGAGAGGTCAGAAGAGCTGTTGAAAACGCTCTTTCCAAGTCGAGTGTCAAGATTTTCGACACCCAGACCTTTAATGTTTCAGAATTGGAAGTTTTCAAAGAAAAGACGGATGTTGAAACTTCTCGGCAAATCGAGACTGAGAATCATGCCGCCTTGAAGGAAAACATGACGATTTATGAAAACGCGCCTTTTTTTGCCTCTTCCTTCTTTCAGATACACGACACATACATTGTTGTCGAGACAAAAGGCGGGGTGATTTTCATAGACCAGCACGCTGCCGCCGAGAGAATACTTTACGAGGAAATTCTCTACAAAAGGGATATTGAAATTCAAAATCTGCTTTTTCCGGTCGTCGTAAACTTAAACGAAGACCTCTGGAGCATGATAGAAGAGACAAAAGGAAAGATTTTAATTTCCGCGGGATTTCAGATAAAGATCCTAAGCGGAGCGATAACAATCGAAAGCGTCCCCTCGGGAATCGAAAATACGTCCCATTCGGAGATCGCGTCTTTGGTAAGAGACATAATAGAACAGGAAGGAAGGGACGAAAGCAGGGAAAAAATCGCCGCAAGGGTAGCTTGCAAAGCTGCCATAAAAGCGGGGGACAAACTCGACAGAACCGAAATAGAAAAGCTTGTGGGCAGACTTTTTCTCTGCCGCCAGCCGCATATATGCCCTCATGGAAGGCCGACTATGTTCCGTATAACAAACGGGGAGATCGAGAAGAAATTCGGAAGAATCAAATGAAGTCTATACCTGTGATTACCGGCGCCACTGCCGTGGGAAAAACCGATGTAGCTCTATTGATTTTGGACATGAAAGAAGCAGACTACATTTTGAGCGCGGACTCGAGAAAAGTTTACAGAGGTCTTACCGTGGGCACTTCGTCTCCGTCGCTTGAAGAGATAAAAAAATATCCTTACGAGTTGATAAGCGTTCGGGATCCCGACAGTTTTTTTTCCGCGAGCGAATTTTCAAAAACCGCGGAAAGAATTCTGCTTGAAAAAAAAGAAAAACCTCTGGTTGAAGGCGGAAGCGTCCTCTACATAAAAGCTCTTTTTGAGGGTCTTTTTGAAGCTCCTCCTGCGGATATTGAATTGAGAGATGTTCTTAAAAAAAGGCTCCAAGAAGAGGGTTGTTCTAAACTCTGGGAGGAACTCCGGGTAAAAGATCCTGAATCGGCTGGGTCTATTCACAGAAACGACTCTGTGAGAGTTATCAGAGCGCTTGAGGTCCTCTATCAGACGGGAAAATCAATGAGAACACTTTGGAGGGAAAGACCAACCGAAAATCAATTCAGGGCTTATTACGTGGGTATTAGAATGTCGCCTGCAAGGATAAAGGAAAAGATTAGAAAAAGGACTTTTCAAATGCTGAAATCCGGCATGCCCGAGGAAGCCTATTTTTTGAAAACTAAATTCGGATCGAGTGTTTGGCCATTTAGTTCGATAGGTTACAAGGAAGCTTTAGACCTGTTCGAAGGCAGACTGAATTTTGACGAAGCTCTGGAGAGAATCTCAGTTCTCACTTGGCAATACGCGAGAAAACAGACGGTGTTTTTGAAAAAATTAAAGGATATTTTTTGGATTGACTGTGATAACATCACACCCAATGAAGCCGCACAGGCGGCGGTTCATTACTGGAAAACAAATGGATTATAAACCTAAAGAAAAAAACGCTCCTGATGCAGCTCTTATAGCCGTCACTGCTCTGATATTATTGTTCGGACTCTTTGCTCTCAACCAGGCTACATTGTGGGCTGGTTCATCGTTTTTGCTGAAGCAGATCATATGGATTGCCGTTTCAATAATCGTGATGTTTTTGATATCTCTGAATTTAAAAATGTCTATCGTCATCTCATATTCCTATGTTATCTATGCTTTGACAGTTGTTTTCCTTTTTTTTCCCCTTTTGCCCTTTTTAGGAGCCGGTCAAGCCAACAGGTGGGTCGATTTCAGAATTTTCAAAGCTCAGCCCTCAGACATAGCCAAACTCGGTTTGATATTCTCTCTCGCAAGATATCTTTCCGAAAGGTACACGTTTTACGACGCCGTCAAGAGAAGCTTCCTCAAATGGAGATATTCAAAGAAGGACAAATTTTACAAATTGCCTGCGGCGGTGAGGAGAAAACCCAACGATCCTTTGATCATTATTGAATCATTTGTACTGACCTTAATACCTTTTTCAATAGTGATGGCAGAACCGGATTTGGGAACTTCCATAGTGTATATTTTCATATTCTTGACTATGCTCTATTTCTCGGGAGTTTCTCTGGCTACAGTTATTTATATCATCTCGCCTTTCGTCTCTGTTCTTCTTGCGATATTGCTCGTCGTGAATTCTTTCTCTGTGACAAATATTGTCTTTATAACTCTTTTGTTTTCTACCCTTATAGCGACTTTTGTCATATTCAGGGTGAAATGGAAGGGTGTGGTCGCTGTCATGGCGCTGAACATTCTGGTAATGGTTTCTGCGCCTTTGATATGGAATGGGGTTCTCAAGGAATACCAACGAAAAAGGGTTCTAATTTTTCTTGACTCCGACTCGGATCCGACAGGGGCGGGTTGGCATATTCTGCAGTCAAAAATGGCTATAGGATCCGGACGAATTTGGGGAGAAGGAATTCTCCACCTTGAAAAAAGGGAGCTTTCGTTTTTGCCTGAACAACACACGGACTTCATTTTCCCTGTGATAGCGAAAAAAAGCGGTTTTATCGGTTCAGTTTTTCTCATGACTATGTATCTGCTGTTTTTGATGAGGTCCATTACACTCGCTTACAAGACAAAATCAATGAGTTACCACCTTGTGATAATCGGCATTTGCAGTCTTTTCGCGTTTCAAATAACAGTTAACATCGGAATGACTCTCGGCTCTCTGCCAATAGTAGGCATTCCTCTGCCTTTTATAAGCTACGGCGGGTCATCCATGCTTATGTCTTTTTTTCTACTCGGCATATTGTTCAATTTGAGTTCAACCAGCCAATGAAACAAAAGCTGAAAAAGAGAATGGTTTCGGCTTTATTTTCTCTTTTTCTGCCCTCAAAATGCCCGGTTTGCGGAAAATTGCTTTCGGACTCTGAAGTCTATGTCTGTGAAAACTGCCTGAGGGAATCTTTTTATTATGAAAAATGCCCTTTTTGTCATTTTCCTCTTCCTCTGGAGGGGAAGTGTCTTTTCTGTGGAAGAGATCGGGAAATTGATTCAGAAAACATCTTCTTTTTGGGACCCTACCGCGGGGCTTTGAGAGAAGCGATCAAAGCCATGAAATTCGAGGGTTATTCCAAAATAGGCAGGATAATAGGAAAAGAATTTTCAAAAGTGATAAAGCTACCGCAGGAAAGATCCGTTTTTATTCCTGTTCCACTTTCCAGGAAAAACTTCAGAAAAAGAGGGTTCAACCAATCAGCTGTAATCGCTCGATCCGCCGCGGAGGTTT contains:
- the miaA gene encoding tRNA (adenosine(37)-N6)-dimethylallyltransferase MiaA; translated protein: MKSIPVITGATAVGKTDVALLILDMKEADYILSADSRKVYRGLTVGTSSPSLEEIKKYPYELISVRDPDSFFSASEFSKTAERILLEKKEKPLVEGGSVLYIKALFEGLFEAPPADIELRDVLKKRLQEEGCSKLWEELRVKDPESAGSIHRNDSVRVIRALEVLYQTGKSMRTLWRERPTENQFRAYYVGIRMSPARIKEKIRKRTFQMLKSGMPEEAYFLKTKFGSSVWPFSSIGYKEALDLFEGRLNFDEALERISVLTWQYARKQTVFLKKLKDIFWIDCDNITPNEAAQAAVHYWKTNGL
- a CDS encoding PHP domain-containing protein, yielding MSKYVRVETHLHTFISKDGMIKLQDIIRSIEEGKTDKVFITDHDKVENALNYAKKFPGIIFPGEEVATLSGELLLLFVSEKIPPGLTLEKTVEIAIDQQCFISIPHPFDRFRGSRISGDIEKAAALADAVEVKNARCLFGGDNSKALLFAREKGLLFTAGSDAHSPCEIGRCGLLMPDFQDCQSFRQSLKDARIIGGLSPFFVHFLSSFEKWRKRI
- a CDS encoding tetratricopeptide repeat protein, which codes for MTPEEIVPQNQDEIEDMINSGLSYIEEKKYKEAEELFKKAAESGSSEANYNLGVLYGMVYLKDLTYEEMWEENSDLEIWFERAELAYQTAIELDKKNIHAMRNLATLYAERNQKEDALTLLRKVLEISQDEDYNQHIKDQMGDVEAM
- a CDS encoding radical SAM protein; this translates as MEKAYLKSALNVGLICPGGNRATFSSLSLHYIKKELSAEPGVFTDFILENRDVFKGQESGYEIEKFDILAVTASWAGDYFKLSKIIPFLKKKRKNLKVLCGGAGVLTVPYSFLEICDAIFVGDGDGIFPEIFKDFLSEKTDMPWLLFKGERKLSPIRFAPIGVGRSVKFCRISSFGESGLVEISRGCPFSCKFCWLGSLRNKFEPRETNSIVSDINSLPKGKIGLVSAALLSHPDIKSILEACPEVSLPSCRADLLSAEIISLFAKKNAHTLTLAPETFSEELSFEIGKPFRRKKYFEIFKQAKAEGFSKIKLYFLTGLPTSREEDAKETAQTIRELWDYSKIKIEASFGQFIPMPFSPYSGKNIADNQVHLMEREILEKELKGSKISFFFSQEKKTRKIYNLVKNNTISFGGSLNSPFNGR
- a CDS encoding rod shape-determining protein RodA; protein product: MDYKPKEKNAPDAALIAVTALILLFGLFALNQATLWAGSSFLLKQIIWIAVSIIVMFLISLNLKMSIVISYSYVIYALTVVFLFFPLLPFLGAGQANRWVDFRIFKAQPSDIAKLGLIFSLARYLSERYTFYDAVKRSFLKWRYSKKDKFYKLPAAVRRKPNDPLIIIESFVLTLIPFSIVMAEPDLGTSIVYIFIFLTMLYFSGVSLATVIYIISPFVSVLLAILLVVNSFSVTNIVFITLLFSTLIATFVIFRVKWKGVVAVMALNILVMVSAPLIWNGVLKEYQRKRVLIFLDSDSDPTGAGWHILQSKMAIGSGRIWGEGILHLEKRELSFLPEQHTDFIFPVIAKKSGFIGSVFLMTMYLLFLMRSITLAYKTKSMSYHLVIIGICSLFAFQITVNIGMTLGSLPIVGIPLPFISYGGSSMLMSFFLLGILFNLSSTSQ
- the mutL gene encoding DNA mismatch repair endonuclease MutL translates to MGQIKKLDGYLISKIAAGEVLQGIHSVVKELVENSLDAGATKIDVFIENGGFTGITVKDDGKGILPEDMELALTRHATSKIDSFEALLNLASYGFRGEALASISSVSRIELQSSTEEDSCFSLVLEGGEKKDFSPTVCQRGTKVEVQDIFFNVPARRKFLKTPRYESLRAKKALACLALANLGVSFSWSEVEQKKNIRVGPDSDLIDRYCAFISPDLMDHFVPFERIMPDIKIYGILGEPFVAAKKPFSPVFVNKRAVAEKSISAAVRAGFGSLVFDRLPVFAVFIEIDPALVDVNVHPSKDEVKLSDQGFVFREVRRAVENALSKSSVKIFDTQTFNVSELEVFKEKTDVETSRQIETENHAALKENMTIYENAPFFASSFFQIHDTYIVVETKGGVIFIDQHAAAERILYEEILYKRDIEIQNLLFPVVVNLNEDLWSMIEETKGKILISAGFQIKILSGAITIESVPSGIENTSHSEIASLVRDIIEQEGRDESREKIAARVACKAAIKAGDKLDRTEIEKLVGRLFLCRQPHICPHGRPTMFRITNGEIEKKFGRIK
- a CDS encoding ComF family protein, coding for MKQKLKKRMVSALFSLFLPSKCPVCGKLLSDSEVYVCENCLRESFYYEKCPFCHFPLPLEGKCLFCGRDREIDSENIFFLGPYRGALREAIKAMKFEGYSKIGRIIGKEFSKVIKLPQERSVFIPVPLSRKNFRKRGFNQSAVIARSAAEVLNQDFIDEALQVKGKKKNQMELNHEERIENIRGKMSEGKNFNLIKGRNIIIFDDVMTTGETLREAKRVLRKTETKGLFCAVAAIVVD